ATTGAGTCATCGACAATTAGCACTGTCGGCTCAATTTTCGCCTCTGGAATTTCATGTATAGGAGGAACCGTTCTTCTTTGCCAAGAACTACCACCAATTTGTTTAGACATCTTACCTTGGAAGATGTCAATAATTTCTAAAACGTCGGCAATAGGCATAATGCGACCATCACCGAGAACTGTAGCACCAGCAACACCACTGGGTTTGGGTGCGGGTCCTTCAAATTGCTTAATGACTATTTCCTGTTCGCTTAATACTTGGTCAATCTGGAGAGCAACCATTGTATTACCTGAGCGCACGACGACAACAGAAATCATGTCATCATCTCGCGTACTGCTATAGATGTTACCGCGACTAATCTGGCGATTGAAGGCTAAAATTTCCTGTAAAGGACGGAATTGTAGAACTGTATCCCGCCACCAAATAAAAGATTGTCCATCAGCATCTTTTTGAATATCTGTGACGGATATATCTAGTGTGTCTTCCACACCGTCCATGGGGAAAGCAATTCTCGACTTATTGGAGATACAGCAGAGAGCTTTACAAATACTCAAGGTAAGTGGTAAGCGAATGGTAAAGGTAGTTCCTTTGCCCAGTACCGAATCAGTGCTAACCGTGCCACGAATTTCGTTAATATCGTTTTGAACTACGTTCATACCCACGCCCCGGCCTTTGATATCATCAATTTCATCGGCTGTGCTGAAACTGGGCAGGAACAAAAGTTCATAAGCATCTTGGCGAGACATATTTTTGGCATCTTCTGCTGTAATGATACCTTTTTGAATCGCCTTGCGCTTAACCTTTTCGTGATCAATACCAGCACCGTCGTCAGTGACGGCAATTACGGTTTGGTTGCCTTGGTGGAAAGCGCGGATAGAGATGGTTCCCACAGGTGATTTACCAGCAGCTGTGCGGACTTCTGGAGTTTCAATACCGTGAGCGATCGCATTATTGAGCATATAGGTGAGCGGGTCAGTGAGATGATCCAAAATCATCTTGTCAACTAATGTATCTGCCCCTTCTGCCACCAATTCTACTTGTTTTCCATACTTGATGCCGTTATCCCGCACCCCTCGACGCAAGCGGTCAATAGCTTGGGCAAAAGATACCATTCGCGTTCTGGTCAGTCCCTCTTGTAGCTGGGTGGTGACTTGGCGGAACTGCCGCGCTACTCGCTCGGTTTCTTCGGTAACAAAGTCAATGTCGCTCGCTGACTCCCGAACTCGGACAATGTATTCTATGGTCTCCTGGGAGAGAGTATGGAAGAGGGTAAACTGATCCATCTCCAGTTCATTAAAACCTCTGTCATGGGCATTACCAGAATGACCTTGTTCTCTGGTGGATCTACGGCTGCTCAACAGAGAAGCTTCCAGGAGCGATCGCTCGTATAACTCCTGCATTCTTGCACCAACATCGGAAAGATGTTGAATTTGAATCAGCAAGTTATCTAATGACTGTCGCAGGCGCTCTTGATCCTGCTCTAAAGTATTGCGATTGACCACCAATTCCCCAACTAAGTTGCTCATCTCATCCAGTTGCTTAACTGGAATCTTCATGCTTTCTTCTTTAACACGACGAATAGCCGGACGTGGAGTTTTGCTGGTGTTAGATTTTATTCCTCTTCCTGGTGCGTTCATTGTTTGATCCGCTTCGGCCAGCAACTTCTCCAAGTCTCCAAATTCATCAGGTATTTCTGAAGACCCAGCAGCATTTTGAGCTTTTGCAACTACAGGTTGGCTCTGTTGTGGTGGCGCTTTCGGCATCTGTGCTGCCTCAGCATTATCTGTACTCAGTAATGCTTCTAAAGCGGCAAAATCAACTTCTGGTATGGAAACTGGATTGGAGGTTTCTAATTCTGCATCTAGTAATGCGTCTAAGATAGCAAATTCATCTGAGACGGAGGCTGGATTTGCTGAGGTATCTGCTGTTGTAGTTTCTAATTCTGGTTGCTGAGAATTTGCTTCGGCCAGCGTAAGTTCAAGTTGATCAAATACATCTGCTGTGACTTCCCCTGCTTCTAAACCGAATTCTAGGAAATCAGCCTCTAAAGGCTGTTCAATCTCTTCTACCAAGTTTTCGCTCAGATCCTGGTTTAATACCTCTGGCTGTGTTTGGTCGTTAAAACTGAGAATTCCAGCCGGCTCGGCAGCAATCTCTATGGTTTCCTGGTCATGATCAATTGACTCAGTTACTGTTGTATTCTCATTGCTGTGGTCATCAAAATTAGCAAACAGATCCAGTGCTTCTGGTTCCTGGGAGAAGTTTTGAATTTCCGGTAAAGACAACTCATCATGATCTACTGTTTGGAAAGTAGATTGAGAATTTGCTAAATCAGCAAATAAGTCATCTCCACTATCTTGTGTCAACCAAGGATCTCCCAACTCTTCTGGCTGAGTTTCAGTAAAATCAAAGTCTCCCAAATAAAAGTTGAGGTTAGAACCTGACTGCTGACTATCAGCTAAAGCTTCCCCAGAGGCTGCAAATAAACTATCTTCTAATTCCTTGGCCACATCTTGTCCAAGTTCAGCCGCGAGTTCTTCGGCTGGTGCTGCACCTATCTGATCCCAGAAGCTATTGAAGTCGTATTCAGCGGCAGAAACTTCTGCTCCTGTGTTTAGAGGTAGAGCAAATAAATCACCAATTTCTAAATCGTCTGTTGCTTCTGTTGTATCCTGTTCAAGTTCACTAAACAGATTATCTAAAGACAAGCTTTCGGGTTGGGGCTGGATCAGTTCTGATGCAGGTTCTCCCAACGTCAGTTCCTCTGGAAAATCAGCATTTGTATTCGTTAATAAGTCATCAATACTGTTTGACACGACAGTAGATTGTGGTTGAGTTATTTCCTCTTGGGAGAATGATAATATCTCATTATCTTTTAGGCTAAATTCCAAAAGACTCTCCACTGCTTGATCAGTTTCTTCAGAAGATTGGGATGCGTCTGGAGAACTTACCGACAAGTCTTCGGTAATATCAGATAGGAAGAATTCTAAATTGGCATTAGCAAGAGAAACATCGTTAGTTTCTGGAGTTTGAGGAATTGTTGTTTGATTTTGCAGTTCTGAATTCTCTGATTCCAAAAAGGTTTCGCCGAATAATAGAGTGAGGTCTTCGGTTGTATTATTGTCAAGGGTTTGTAGTTCCTCATTGCTGGCATCATTATCCAATGAGAGTAACTCCGCTAAATCGTGATCCATATCCTCAATTGGATCATTACTAATTCTAATTCCTAATTGATGGCTACTAGTGTCTATTATTTCTTCTTGTTGCCAGGTTTTATCGAGTTCCTCAGTCTCTCCCCCAAACAAATCCTCTAGAGTATTTAACTCAGCAATGCCTATCTCTAAACCATTCATGTCAACAAAACTACTACTGATGTTGAGTAGTTCATCTTGATCAGTCAATAAGGAATTGATACTAACTTCAGTTGCATCTATGTCGGTTAGGGATGTTTCTGGCAAACTATCAAATTCGTGATCGCTGGTAGTTGATAGATTAAATTCTTCTATTGGTTCAAATGTAAGTGTGCTGTTGTCTGGTAACAGCGAATTATCTGTATGGATCTCTAGTGTAGCCGTAACTTCTGTGTCAGTTTGTGGTTGGTCATTACCCCAATCCAATTGTAGTTCTGGGAACTCAAGTTCTGGAATTAACTCAAGTGCTTCTAGTTCCTGACTAACAGTTATTTCTGCTTCTCTACCTTGAATAACAAATTCTTGACCTTGTTTAATTTCGGTAATAATAATTTTGGCTAAAGTCAGATAACTATTGTCGGGATTGGCGATCGCATTGGTTGCTGATTCACACAATTTACTCCAACTGGGCAAATTAAATTTCTCACCAAGTTTAACCAATTGCTGACAGCATTCCTGTAAATTTGCCCTGGATGAAGGTGTGCTACTGTGTTTAAACAGTTGCAGCATTTCCCGCAGGGATTGTAGGACTTGATTTTGAAACTCTGACCAATTAGTGTTTTGGCTGGCTACTAGTGGTTTTTGTCGCTGCTCTTGAGGTACAGCATCTTGTTTTGGCAGTTCTGGCTGTGCAGATGCAGCCATAGGCATAGTACCACCTGCCGATTGTAAAAGTAGTTCTAGATGCTGATTCAGTCCTGCGAAGATCGGTTCTGTTTCTGACATCAAAGTTTTTGCGGTTTCCTCTGACAGTCCAAATGGACTACTCAAATGATCCAACAAAGCTTTTAAAGTATCAGAGACACCAAGAAACAAAGACTCTAATTTTTGATCTACTTGAACTGGATGCTCTCTCAGCACTTTGAAACAATCTTCCAGCCGGTGAGACGTGTGCTGGATACTACTGAGTCCCAACATAGCCGCCCCTCCTTTAATGGAGTGAGCAGCCCGGAAGACTTCGTTGATCATTTCTGAGTCGTTGAGAGTATCTTCCAGCTTCAGTAACCCCTGTTCGATAGTGTTCAGGTGGTCTCTGGCTTCTTCGATAAAGTAACCTAAAATCCGTTGTTGTTGTTCAGGCTGCATAAACAAGGATGAAGAATAAAGGATGAATGATTAATGCAGGATCAAGGTTGAATTTTGGATTGGCGATTTTAAATTTTAGATTGTTCAGTCCCTCTGGGTGATGCCTCCGGCAAACCTATGGCTATAGCTTGCGTAACGAAGTAGGAGTCATACGCCATGCTGTGCTATCGGTAAACAGCAGTTGCACCCTGCGGGAAGCCGCACTCCGTGCGTCTACATGGGGGAAACCCCCAAGACCGCACTGTCTCAACAAAATCCAAAATCCAAAATCCAAAATTGAATTCGTCCTTTACCTGGATTCAATAGTTTCCACTCGGAAGCGTTCCACAGAGGCGATCAAGTCGCGGGATACACCTACCAAGTTTTGTAAGGCTCCTGAAACTCGCTGGGCTTCTTGGGAAGTTTCTTGGGCTGTGAGTTCCACTGATTGCATCACCTGAGCTACAGCGAGAGAAGTTTCTGTTTGTTCTACGGTATCAGCGGTAATTGAGCGCACCAGACTATCGATATGATCGGCTACTTTGATGATGTTTTCTAGAGATCGCTTGGCTTCTTCTGCTAGTTTTGTACCTTGAATTACCTGTTGTGTGCCTTCTTCCATCGCGGTCATCACAGAGCTTGTTTCGCTCTGGATTTGCATGACGATTTGTTCAATTTCTTTCAAGGACTTGGCGGATTTGTCTGCTAACTGGCGCACTTCATCGGCTACAATCGCAAACCCCCTTCCAGCTTCTCCGGCTCTTGCTGCCTCAATACTGGCGTTGAGTGCCAATAGGTTGGTTCGAGAAGCGATCTGGGAAACCAAGGCGACGATAGAGTTAATTTCTTGAGAAGATTCCGCTAACCGCTTCACTTTCCGGGTCGTTTCCGCCACTGTTTCCCGAATTTCTAAAATCCCTGCTACGGTATTTTCTACTGCTTCACCTCCTTTGAGAGCAATCACACTGGCATCACGGGCTACACTTTCCGCTTCCTTCGCTGCCACTGCTACCCGTTGGATCGATTCGGTCATCACCTGTACGGAATTGAGGGTGACAGCCAACTCTTCTGCTTGACGCAAAGCATCACCTGATAAGGCTCTAGCGAAGGTTTCTGAGTTGGTTGAGCCTTTGGTCACTTCCCTGGCTGCCACTTTCACCTGCTGCACAATATCCCGCAGGTTTTGAATTGTCAGGTTAAAGGCATCAGCTACTGCTCCGAGTACATCGGCTGTCACCTCAGCTTGAACTGTTAAATCTCCTCTAGCGGCTCCTTCCACATCGTCTAAAAGGCGAATCACTTGGCGTTGCAGGTTTTCTTTGGCTTCTTCTTGTTCTACCGCTTTCCGTTGGGCTTCATTGGTAGTTATGAAAATTACCCGTGCCATATCGTTAAAGCTGGTGGATAAGTACCCTAATTCATCTTCCGAGTAAACTGTAGCCTGGACATTGAGATTCCCTTCTCGGACAGCATCAAACTGAGCTTGCAAATCTTTGGTAGTGCGTCGAATTTGCTTGAGTGCGAGATTACCCATAAAGCCTGCGGTCATCCCACCTGCCAGTCCTGCGGCTAAAGCCATTGCCCAACCTGTATTCCGCACTGACTCCCGTTGTGAAGCTGGAGAGAATGAGGTGGCTCCAAAGCTGATTAAAGCGGCTACCACTGCTGAGGTTAAGCCCACTGTACCCGCGATATACCATTGCTTTTTCTCTAGAGAGGCATTTTCAAAGAATGCAAATAGCCCCTGCTCAACACTGACGTTGGGTTCTAGTTTAGAAACTTCTGGTTGGGTAAATACAGGAACTGCTTCTTGAGCGCCAGTAATTGTGAATAGTTCCTCATCGCGGTCAACATCATCATTATTAATTGATGTATCTTCGCTAAAGCTGTTGTTACCAGTTCCTCTCTTTTCCCTGGTTTCAGATGATACATTTATGCTACTGTACCCAGAATCTCCTGCTAAGTCAAAGCTGGGAATACTACCTAAATCATCGAATTCGTCAAAATCGCCTAAAAACTCTATATTGTTTTGAGAATTTTCTCCCCGCACTACAGGATTGGCATCTTCATCAGTGGTAAAGCTTTCTGAACCAAAGGCCGACTCAAATGCCTCTAAATCGAAACTATCATCATCAAAGTCATTTGACTCATATTTAGTATCTAAATGTACCTGATGGTCATCTAGAGCAAAATTATTTTTCAAAGATGATGAAATTTGGGTACTTGAGTCGAGATCTGTTAGATCTAATTCCTCTGGAATTGGTTCTATCCAATTATCTGGGCTGCTCAAAGATGTATTTGCACTGCTGTCTCTAAAATCATTGCCCATGAAATCATGATTGATTTCCTGTTCAGCAATGTCTAAATTAATATCGTCCTGAATATTGTTGGAAACTCCCAAATTCTCCAGAATCATATCTTCAACGTCTGGTGAATATTGTTCCATCATTAATTCAGGCGCACTTTGCCAGTTATTGTCAGATGATAGATGTATTTCTTGCAAATGTGAATTAATTTGCTCTGCACTGGCTGCGGAAGGTTCCTGTTCGGAATTTACATCCAGATTGGCAAAATAGCTATTTTCTTCTGACTCGCCCATATTCTCTGGTGAAATACCTTCTTGCCAGAAAGAAGGCAACTCTAGAGCTTCTAATTCTTCAGCATCATTGTTGGTTGATTCTAACTCGGAAAATGGTTGATCTAAAGTCAGTGGCAACTCTAGAGCTTCTAATTCTTCAGCATCATTGTTGGTTGATTCTAACTCGGAAAATGGTTGATCTAAAGTCAGTGGCAACTCTAAAGCTTCTAATTCTTCAGCATAATTGTTAGTTGATTCTAACTCGGAAAATGGTTGTTCCAACGCAAAAGGATCATTGCCAAAAACTATTGAGTTATCTGGTAATTGGTCAAATTCAATACTATCGAAACTAGCAAAATCACTTTCAAAAGGATTACTTACAGATATATCTTCGAGATCATCTTTAGATGGTTCATAGTCACTAAAAGACTTCAGGTCAAAGTTGGTGTTATCCAAGTCTCTACTAACTCCTAAATCTAGTAAATCTGCTTCATCAGTTACCAGACCATTAGACAGATCTACAGAATTTATCAGTTGATTAGGCTCGACTGCGAATTCATCTTCACCAAAAGCATCAAAGTATTGTTTGATACTTTCAAGGTAGTTGGTAGCAGAACCTAACATTTCTTGATCATCTGTCAAATGGAACACCTTTTCATATTCTGCTTTGGCGATCTCAAACTGCTGCAAAACATAGTAGATATGACCCCGCAACAGATGAGAATTGGCTTCATCTGGTAAAGTATGCACCGCTTGGTCTATTAAAGTAGCGGCAACTTCATAATCTCCCTGTGTATAGGCTGTTAATGCCTGCTGATATTTTGAATTGTAATCATCTATATTTGCTACCATTTCCTCCCTCCCGACTTCATCCTGCCCACCTAGCACTCCGCAAAATTGCTGTTTGATCAATCAGCCGTAGATACTTATTATGTTCAGTATCTAACCATTCGCCCCGGAGAAAAGGAGCCATCGTATCTGGCACATTATTTGGTGGCATTAGATACTGTACATCAAGCCAACCCATGCCACAGATTTGCTCCACTCCTAAGCCTACTATTGTGTCTTGATCTTCAATAGCAATTACTGGTATCTCAGGCTTATCCGTGTTTAACGGAGTTGCCTCCCCCAGAAATTGACCCAAATCTGCTACCCAAATTAATCGACCTCGTAAATTTAGAGTACCCAAAAGTAGTGGAGAAGCATTAGGAATCGGAGTGATACGATCAGGGCTTAGTTCAATGACTTCCCGGATACCAGTTGCAGGTAATGCAAACTCCTGATGCGAAGGAATGTAAAATCGTAAATGTAACTCGCCTTTTGGGTCTATGGCTTGCGCTACGCTATCGCTATCAGGATTTTCTAGTTGTAATTCAGGGCGATATTGATTTTGACCACTACCACTTAAAAAGTCTGGTTTGCTGACCATGTTTTTGTCATCCTTATCCTCGCAGCAGTTGTTTGACTGTTCCCACCAACTCGGTTGGTTGAAACGGTTTGGCTATATAAGCGTCGGCTCCTTGCTTCATCCCCCAGTAGCGGTCAAATTCTTCTCCTTTAGAAGAACACATGACTACGGGGACATTTTGGGTTTTGGGATCGGATTTTAACCGCCGACAAAGTTCGTAGCCGTTCATCCGGGGCATGACAATATCCAAAACTACCAAATCGGGAGGTGTGCTTTGAATAGCTTCCAAAGCTTCTACTCCGTCTCCAGCATGGGTGACAGTTAAGCCACTAGCTTTGAGGAGATCTGTAATCATCTCCCTTTGGGCGATACTGTCTTCGACAATCAGAACTGTACTCATAAATACCTATCTACCTCCTGTTTCAGACTTTCTTTTCTGGAATCTTCACCAATTCTCTTACTAGCTAATAAGTGTATAAATTAAAACTACTGTTTAACTAATTCACTGAGTATGGTTGTTTTACTGGAGTTAGCTGATTCTGTGATAACATTTTTTACCCCATCTTTGAGCAAATCCACAAGTCTTGTCTTGCGTTTATATTCCCACACTAGAATCTAGGTTGATATATTTTTCTACAAGCATAAGTAATTCAGTATCTGTAAATGGTTTTGTCAAATAATCTGTAGCTCCAACCATCCTAGCTCTGACGCGATCAATAAATCCTTCTTTGCCAGTGAGCATGATAATTGGTACAAGTCGAAATGCTGTGGAATGTCGCAGCATGGCGCAAATTTCGTATCCATCCAATTCCGGCATAGCAATGTCACATAAAATTAAATTTGGCTTGAGTTGAAAAACGAGGCTGAGGGCTTCTAAGGGTTTGGTGATGGAAATCGCTTCATACCCTTGTGGTTTCAGGATTGACTCCACGGTTTCACAGATGGAGATCGCATCTTCAATACATACTATCCGCCCCTTGTTGTGGTCTGGAAACTCCCAGCTTGGTATTTGATTACTAGAACTAGGAGTAGCTGAATATACTAATTGTAACCATCCCTGTTGTACGTAAGGATATATTGCTTTGGCAACAGTTAAAATATCACGATTAAGATAACGAGCCAATTGGCGGAGAGATGTTTTACCATCTGCCCAATGTTGTAACTTATTCACTATAGATACTGGTAGTGAGTCAGTCAATCTAGCGATGTCAGCCAGCACTGGCAACTGTTCCGGTGATTGAATATGTGGATATAGCTGCTTCCATTCTTGCACCTGCTTGGTAATTTTTGTGACTAGAGTTGTAATATCTAAGCTGGTTAATTGGGGAACCAGTGCTGCACCTAAATCGAAAATGAAACTGCCTTGGTGTAAACTCAATAGATCAAACAATGTCTCATGTACTAAGCCGTGAATAATATTCCTAGCCACTTTTGGGGTAATAATATTCTGCTCTAAAAGCGCCCAAATGTAGGCATACTCCGGGGAATTTGTTGATTCTAAGGTAGCAAGTTGCATTTTGTTAAGCCTTTGCTCAACTCGGTAATGACGTAGGTAATCATTAATCCGGGATAAACTACTTTCACCAGCTTGACAGTAGACTATTTGACCGTTTAGAAAAAATACAAACCAAGACAGTGGTTTGCTCTCTGTGGCAAAACGATGCTTGGCTGTGTCTTCGCTACTCAGTTTGTAACTTTGGTAAGTGTTGTGCGCCTCCACCCACAACTGTCCGGTTCTTTGGCCTAAAGAAATCAGTTGTAGGATACTACAAATATCAATCTCATTTAAATTTCCCTGCATTTACCTACAACATCCTCCTTGGCATTCTCTAAAAATTACTTTATTAATTGTCACCTTCAGCTTTTCCCTGTTTCAAGTAGAATGACAGGATGATTATCTGTGACAAACAGTCTGGGAACTTTAAGATATGATCATTTTGTGATAAATGTTTGACAAAGTTAGTGTTCACACGGTAGTCATAGTCACTATTATGTATACAGGATATAAAAGATGCGCT
This genomic interval from Anabaena sphaerica FACHB-251 contains the following:
- a CDS encoding response regulator gives rise to the protein MQPEQQQRILGYFIEEARDHLNTIEQGLLKLEDTLNDSEMINEVFRAAHSIKGGAAMLGLSSIQHTSHRLEDCFKVLREHPVQVDQKLESLFLGVSDTLKALLDHLSSPFGLSEETAKTLMSETEPIFAGLNQHLELLLQSAGGTMPMAASAQPELPKQDAVPQEQRQKPLVASQNTNWSEFQNQVLQSLREMLQLFKHSSTPSSRANLQECCQQLVKLGEKFNLPSWSKLCESATNAIANPDNSYLTLAKIIITEIKQGQEFVIQGREAEITVSQELEALELIPELEFPELQLDWGNDQPQTDTEVTATLEIHTDNSLLPDNSTLTFEPIEEFNLSTTSDHEFDSLPETSLTDIDATEVSINSLLTDQDELLNISSSFVDMNGLEIGIAELNTLEDLFGGETEELDKTWQQEEIIDTSSHQLGIRISNDPIEDMDHDLAELLSLDNDASNEELQTLDNNTTEDLTLLFGETFLESENSELQNQTTIPQTPETNDVSLANANLEFFLSDITEDLSVSSPDASQSSEETDQAVESLLEFSLKDNEILSFSQEEITQPQSTVVSNSIDDLLTNTNADFPEELTLGEPASELIQPQPESLSLDNLFSELEQDTTEATDDLEIGDLFALPLNTGAEVSAAEYDFNSFWDQIGAAPAEELAAELGQDVAKELEDSLFAASGEALADSQQSGSNLNFYLGDFDFTETQPEELGDPWLTQDSGDDLFADLANSQSTFQTVDHDELSLPEIQNFSQEPEALDLFANFDDHSNENTTVTESIDHDQETIEIAAEPAGILSFNDQTQPEVLNQDLSENLVEEIEQPLEADFLEFGLEAGEVTADVFDQLELTLAEANSQQPELETTTADTSANPASVSDEFAILDALLDAELETSNPVSIPEVDFAALEALLSTDNAEAAQMPKAPPQQSQPVVAKAQNAAGSSEIPDEFGDLEKLLAEADQTMNAPGRGIKSNTSKTPRPAIRRVKEESMKIPVKQLDEMSNLVGELVVNRNTLEQDQERLRQSLDNLLIQIQHLSDVGARMQELYERSLLEASLLSSRRSTREQGHSGNAHDRGFNELEMDQFTLFHTLSQETIEYIVRVRESASDIDFVTEETERVARQFRQVTTQLQEGLTRTRMVSFAQAIDRLRRGVRDNGIKYGKQVELVAEGADTLVDKMILDHLTDPLTYMLNNAIAHGIETPEVRTAAGKSPVGTISIRAFHQGNQTVIAVTDDGAGIDHEKVKRKAIQKGIITAEDAKNMSRQDAYELLFLPSFSTADEIDDIKGRGVGMNVVQNDINEIRGTVSTDSVLGKGTTFTIRLPLTLSICKALCCISNKSRIAFPMDGVEDTLDISVTDIQKDADGQSFIWWRDTVLQFRPLQEILAFNRQISRGNIYSSTRDDDMISVVVVRSGNTMVALQIDQVLSEQEIVIKQFEGPAPKPSGVAGATVLGDGRIMPIADVLEIIDIFQGKMSKQIGGSSWQRRTVPPIHEIPEAKIEPTVLIVDDSITVRELLSLTFTKAGYRVEQARDGQEAWDKLRSGLPCDIVFCDIEMPRCDGLELLSRIQKDSSLNHLPIAMLTSRGADKHRQMAVQLGASGYFTKPYLEEALLEAASRMLKGEKLVTA
- a CDS encoding methyl-accepting chemotaxis protein; its protein translation is MVANIDDYNSKYQQALTAYTQGDYEVAATLIDQAVHTLPDEANSHLLRGHIYYVLQQFEIAKAEYEKVFHLTDDQEMLGSATNYLESIKQYFDAFGEDEFAVEPNQLINSVDLSNGLVTDEADLLDLGVSRDLDNTNFDLKSFSDYEPSKDDLEDISVSNPFESDFASFDSIEFDQLPDNSIVFGNDPFALEQPFSELESTNNYAEELEALELPLTLDQPFSELESTNNDAEELEALELPLTLDQPFSELESTNNDAEELEALELPSFWQEGISPENMGESEENSYFANLDVNSEQEPSAASAEQINSHLQEIHLSSDNNWQSAPELMMEQYSPDVEDMILENLGVSNNIQDDINLDIAEQEINHDFMGNDFRDSSANTSLSSPDNWIEPIPEELDLTDLDSSTQISSSLKNNFALDDHQVHLDTKYESNDFDDDSFDLEAFESAFGSESFTTDEDANPVVRGENSQNNIEFLGDFDEFDDLGSIPSFDLAGDSGYSSINVSSETREKRGTGNNSFSEDTSINNDDVDRDEELFTITGAQEAVPVFTQPEVSKLEPNVSVEQGLFAFFENASLEKKQWYIAGTVGLTSAVVAALISFGATSFSPASQRESVRNTGWAMALAAGLAGGMTAGFMGNLALKQIRRTTKDLQAQFDAVREGNLNVQATVYSEDELGYLSTSFNDMARVIFITTNEAQRKAVEQEEAKENLQRQVIRLLDDVEGAARGDLTVQAEVTADVLGAVADAFNLTIQNLRDIVQQVKVAAREVTKGSTNSETFARALSGDALRQAEELAVTLNSVQVMTESIQRVAVAAKEAESVARDASVIALKGGEAVENTVAGILEIRETVAETTRKVKRLAESSQEINSIVALVSQIASRTNLLALNASIEAARAGEAGRGFAIVADEVRQLADKSAKSLKEIEQIVMQIQSETSSVMTAMEEGTQQVIQGTKLAEEAKRSLENIIKVADHIDSLVRSITADTVEQTETSLAVAQVMQSVELTAQETSQEAQRVSGALQNLVGVSRDLIASVERFRVETIESR
- a CDS encoding chemotaxis protein CheW, which produces MVSKPDFLSGSGQNQYRPELQLENPDSDSVAQAIDPKGELHLRFYIPSHQEFALPATGIREVIELSPDRITPIPNASPLLLGTLNLRGRLIWVADLGQFLGEATPLNTDKPEIPVIAIEDQDTIVGLGVEQICGMGWLDVQYLMPPNNVPDTMAPFLRGEWLDTEHNKYLRLIDQTAILRSARWAG
- a CDS encoding response regulator transcription factor, which encodes MSTVLIVEDSIAQREMITDLLKASGLTVTHAGDGVEALEAIQSTPPDLVVLDIVMPRMNGYELCRRLKSDPKTQNVPVVMCSSKGEEFDRYWGMKQGADAYIAKPFQPTELVGTVKQLLRG
- a CDS encoding response regulator, translating into MQGNLNEIDICSILQLISLGQRTGQLWVEAHNTYQSYKLSSEDTAKHRFATESKPLSWFVFFLNGQIVYCQAGESSLSRINDYLRHYRVEQRLNKMQLATLESTNSPEYAYIWALLEQNIITPKVARNIIHGLVHETLFDLLSLHQGSFIFDLGAALVPQLTSLDITTLVTKITKQVQEWKQLYPHIQSPEQLPVLADIARLTDSLPVSIVNKLQHWADGKTSLRQLARYLNRDILTVAKAIYPYVQQGWLQLVYSATPSSSNQIPSWEFPDHNKGRIVCIEDAISICETVESILKPQGYEAISITKPLEALSLVFQLKPNLILCDIAMPELDGYEICAMLRHSTAFRLVPIIMLTGKEGFIDRVRARMVGATDYLTKPFTDTELLMLVEKYINLDSSVGI